In Euphorbia lathyris chromosome 2, ddEupLath1.1, whole genome shotgun sequence, the sequence gaatgttcaacttctatacTGAGTTGCTTCGTGGttagctccgttctgtttatacgcTGCTGAAGAAGTCTTTtgttttagtcagcttcgtacTAAAACTTCTGATACGGAGTTCTACTCCATTCggcttccattctgtcatgctgagttccgttccactcagctttgcttatgctgacttctgtcctgtcttactttatatatatatattcttgcactcaatattgaacaaacacattagtacaattaaatctaagcatttaaatttaattgcctcttaatcatggatgattttgtcaaatcaaaatcttatggaaaatgtgtttcaacaaagatcacaacacaagctgagtagagtggaatTCAACGTAAGAGAAgttaagtcatcttcagaatagaagcttaaagatcaagtcaatcaatgaagctgagtggaacagaactcagtatcaaaagaagaaaagacttcttaagaactatgtcttgcagaacgaagctgaccatggaagctgagtacaagagaactcagtatctgaattggcaacaatcaaaagacaacgaataacaaagtcatgctgagtgatcttcaggacatcactaatgatccgttagctaaaagataaGTCCGACAACTGTCCgaaccaataatagaaacctcaGAATTACGCACAGAATTGATTTCGAGATGCGTGGGTCAaacgtccgttagctaaaagatgaaacctgtacaagaagacaaaactgcaagaaaaggacaagcctgtcacctgaggaaatcagacgacaggattggcctgcaagcctgaagctgaccagagccttgtctcccaaaagagccgttttggattcaacgggcaaatcaaattcaaatgatttgatccTCAGATTGCAACTATAAAGGGACAAGCATACCTCTTGGATTATAGTCGATTTACAGAaaatacaaaagagaaaaatacaagcaaaaagcacatcaaaacaaaaagaaatcttacaccaactttctattcttgtgtaaaagctagagtgatttttgtaatcatctaaagtgttcttcattcgaaaagaacaatttgtatcaattgtaaattgagagtgttgtgttgagtgtttggttgtaaatactcagtggtagagaaacctaagtgttcggttatagcacttagtaggagttgagtagatgaatagaggaaggtactcttgcatattcaactgtctTGTAAatgttttgtgctctacctttaaagagctcagtattggatttcaaaagcccgaagggactctggggactggacgtaggcggagaggccgaaccaggataagtcgttctgagtaatctctaactctctcaatatatatatctgtatgtgttgcttgttatatttactcagcatataaattgtctaaattgatattgagtaaataagagtgctgagttggaagctgaccacaaaagtgtcaattcccaactcatttgtaaaatagttctagtcaataTATGACTAAAGCTATCGTACGttacaatcggccgtgctgaccgctgagttaacaaacttaagaaaataatttaagtcagcttaattaaattccaaaaaagttatattagttcctaaccccccccccccccccttggaactaatcacacgggaccaacagtaaCAACATTACCCCACGCTCGAGTTACAACCTCTTTAATATCTTCTTCCCATAGCCATTTATTTTCAAACCGAAATGGTCGTGGAATGAATGCTTCAACAATGCAGTATGTTTAGAGTAAAAGAGGAGAATGATCAGATGTTGGCACCACTGTGTTGCGCAGAGTATAAGCCGGGAATAAGAAAAACCACTCTGCAGTCCCAAAAGCTCTATCCAGCCTCTCTTGAACCTCGTTCGACTTCCTGCGGTGTCTAATCCATGTGAATGGATAACCCGTCAGTTGAATTTCTGTTAAGTTACAATCTGTTATTGTCTCCCGGAATCCCGGAAGACACCATTCAGGGTGATCCAACAAGCCTTTCTTATCTGAGTTGCTTAGGAGATCATTGAAGTCTCCTACTACTTCCCAAGGTAGAGCCGACTGGCCTGCCAGTCATTTTAGAATAGCCCAAGATTCCTTCCTTCTGTGTCGTTCTGGGCAACCATAAAAACATGTAAGCCTCCAATTTCCCAAATCATTATCAAGAATTTCCAAATCAATGTGATGAGTAGAATAAGACAGTAGATTGCAAAGTTGGGGAATTTTCCAAAACACACAAATACCCCCGCTACGACCAATACAATCAACCGAGTAACAGCAAGAGAAACCAATTTTATTACGAATGAATTCAATATGGGAATTACAAACTAAAGTTTCAAAAAGGAAAATTGCATGAGGGTTTAATTCTTTCTGAAAAtccattcataaaaaaaaaattaaaagacatGTCAAatcttaacattttaattagtaaattttatattaaaatagcCCTTATTGCTTATTTTGTCTAAAACCCCTAAATTGCCAGGACCGGTCCTGTTTATCGGTAAACTTATTTGGAAAATATAATGTTACGCACAAGTAACGGTCAAgtctgtttaatttttttttatccggCCGAGATAAAATTGGTCCTATTAAAAAATGTTATAAgttaaattttatcattttctactatttaaaataaatatgcatttctaaaaaaaaaatctataagaGTAAATTTTGACCTTATTACTACTGTAATGTTATATAATTGCTACGGGAGCCCCCCAATAATCAGATGATGACAATTCCGGCCCATGACCTGCAATTATGTTATCTATTCACCAACTTcttatttcaaataaaaatctaagatttgaatttcttttaaaataatGAACACCCTATTCTTTCCAATCATCAAGGAAatgatatacatatacttaAGGAAAAAAGGAATAATTGAGTAATAAAACAATATAAATTCCTTAACATTCTACATACTAATTAACTATATATCAGATTATAATTtctgtaataataataaaaaaagaaatacaagTATGAAAGGAAAAGAATGGAGGTGGTCCTATCCAAAGAAATGAAGGGCCAAAAATCACCTCGTTGAGTATTAAAAAGATGAGATAAGGTTATGGACAATGATCCACGTGTCGTGCTAAGAGAGGTCCCAAACGATAAGGCTAACATACAATATCAACCTTTCATTTAGGggtaaaggaaaaaaaagaagcGTTGGATTGTAAAAACGACAAGGGAGGAGGGAAAACGACAGGGATTTAATGGGTTAATAAAAGGGGGGAGGAGGTAGAGCAATAGGCCTCAACACAAAGCACATTTAGTAAGTACTACTACTAGTAACAAGAAAAATGGCTTCCTCTATGCTCTCAACTGCTACTGTTGCTAGCATCAACAGGGCTAGCCCTGCTCAAGCCACCATGGTTGCACCCTTCACCGGTCTCAAGTCCTCCTCCGCCTTCCCTTCCACCCGCAAATCCCCCTCCGACATCACCTCCGTCTCCAACAACGGTGGCCGTGTCCAATGCATGCAGGTAATATATAATTGCTTTGTAATTGTTTTGTAATTGACGGATTTACAGTGGAGGCAATGGGGCACTTGCCCAATGAATTTTAGAAAATTCTGGATCAGTATAcatgtttatttgatatatatgtaaaatGTATTGAATTAACAAAGAGAGGAATGAAAATGTTTATAGGTGTGGCCAACACaaaacatgaagaagttcgagaCACTCTCATACCTTCCACCATTGAGCCGTGAGTCATTGATGAAGGAAGTTCAATACCTTCTCCGCAAGGGTTGGATTCCCTGCTTGGAGTTCGAAGTTGACGTAAGCATAATTACATTCTTAATTAAGTAGTATATGCTATTTATGGATATGAATTTGAAGATATTTATGAATATGGTTGCAGCACCCATTCGTGTACCGTGAGAACAACAAATCCCCAGGATACTATGACGGACACTACTGGACCATGTGGAAGCTACCCATGTTCGGTTGCAGCGACCCCGCACAGGTGTTGAACGAGCTTGATGAGTGCGTTAAGGAATACCCAGCTGCTCACGTTAGGATCATTGGATTCGACAACATGCGTCAAGTGCAATGCATCAGTTTCATCGCCTACACTCCTCCTTCATCCTAAATTTAAttccttttactttttttatatataaatcctGGGAATTTGTTGACATTATCCATGTGGATTATGTTCGTTTAGGATGTTTTTGAATTCTTTTCCCTTTTATTTCAATGGCTTTGTGttcctttttcttaatttatttcctGTCGGAATGAAATGGAGAAAGGTTTTATGAGATACTTGTCTGTACATTGTCTTCGCAAtgtcatatataataatttccTACTCTTTGTTCTATTTTAACAAACCAGAAAATATAAATATCTAAACATTTCAAcaaaatgtataattggatTAAATATAAGAAATGATGATAGGGTAGAAAAACCATGGTATATATCATTATCTGCTCACCTAATCTATAgaagaaattaaattataaatgcatatagatatttttagaaaaatgaATGGCTATATTTCAATTCTTATCTATATATATCTCtaactttatatttatttacgtGGTTGTCACTCCTTCACATATAATTTGATAGTCCTTTCCTTCTCACTCTCCTATCTAAATCATATTATTAGTGGTCCATTTGTAATTTCAACTGAGCttcaattatttttcttattttattaaatcataatgtattttaaatattatggtGAAGCTCTTAACCCGTTGATTGAGAGTTTGTTTACCTATAATTATAGaggttcgaatcacatgggaTGGAGTATGTTGaaagttttcttgtttttaatgtaatttttctttgtttaatgtAAATGCATTGTAACAATTTTTTGAAGTAATACATGTGTTGCTGATGTCTCTAATTGTTGGCTTTACCAAATAGAACTCGTCTGAACTCCAGCTAATCCGAAGTTGGAAGCAAGTTTCCTACTAGATGGTTCAATTAGTTACCAAACTACTAGATGGTTCAATAGCTAGAGATGAAAATGGTGTTAAAAGTATTGTTTTGCAATGGTGGATGTAGGAGAGATGTGAAAttgttttttgaaatttagttaTGATTTATACATGTTTCTTTAAATTTGtaggtttatttatttattagttttGTTGATTTGTTTATTCTAGTAATGTGCTCCATAGCAACATGCACATACAtaatttaatttgtataatCTGGTGATACAAGGAAATACATATTTTTGATACGAAGGGCCCATTGGATATGAAGAAAGGCCCAAATGTGACATTAAGAAGCCCAGTCAGGTGGCTTAAGGAATTTATTATTAGActttttacatgaatatcataagtGACTACTAAATCATTGGCTGAAAATACTTACAATTTATTGGGCTTTATTATTCCCCCTGAAAATACTCTCACCTTCAGAAAATGCTTACAATTTATGTTTATGTGTTTAGTTATCTCATGATAATACATGAGGGTTTTGAGCCATATTCTTTTAAAAGAAGGCAGGCTGCAGGGAGGAAAAAATATTTTGAGCTATATTTAAAGCTGATATATGTTTCAAAATAATAAGGACTAGCATACGATAATCCCGGTGGAGTAATCacgtatttttatatttttgtattttttttacgtttttcccatttttcgtgtcatgttttttgtatttttatatttttcgcattttttttacgtttttcccatttttcaggaataaattatgaatttgtcaaaaatttATAGGATTTGAGAAATTAGCTTGAGAGTAATTTTGGAAATAAATGATGATATTGATTAGGAATAGCTATTCCTAgattgaaaaacacaaaaacggtacaaaacacaaaaaatgtaaaaaacacaaaaaaaaaaattgtgaaaacgccaaaaacacaaaaatttgaaaaaaaatgcatttctcacattttcgtgttttttttagttttttttacgttttcgtatttttaatatttttttttgtgtttttaatatttttttgtttttcgtattttttaccattttttatatttgctctaaactaatatatatttgaacaatttattctcatagttaaattttttaaataactcAGAAATTACACTTGAGAATAGATGGCTTTCGACTTGCAAAACTAGTTATTCCAactattaaaatatttattcttaAGGAATAGTTATACTATTCTCTCATATTCTATTTCTTAGGAATAACTATTCTATTCTATTCCATTCCGTGAACCAAACGGCACATATGTGTCATTGATAGGTGGCCAAAGTTACATATTTTGACTTAATTTTAGCATGCTTTTAATTtgcttttaatttgttttgtaattttgacCATTTTAGGTTTTAATTTGGTAAAAATGAGCTGGATTTAGGGATGCAAACAGGGCAGGGGAATGCAAtttgttttatatttattttcaatgtttttaattgatttaaatTAGTTGaaactatatatctaatatgtttttattattcattcaaattcattattttGGTGTATTTTATATACTGGATTGCTAAATACCGTCCCCTAATTATTATCACCGTCcccttttggatttttttttgctcttctcataatttcaataaaaaactGAAAACTCTCTCTAATTTCTTCCAAAATCACAAACCTGAACAATAATCATGGCTGACAGACACGACAAAGGAAAAGGAACTAATGATCCCTCcagtaagtttttttttttttgcttaatttgaataaaaaacATGAGTTCCGTCTCCGGATTCGAAGACGAAACTCGTTGAAGATGGCCTGGACGGGTGAAACACCCGCCCCCCTTTAGGGGAGTccgaaattggaaaaaaaactaTACCGAGTTACCGAAGCGTCCGATGGTTGTTTTGACGTTAAATTTGTATTTATCTATCAATGTAAGTATTGAAATATTGTAAAGTAAATAAGAACGTAACTCAATTAGACAAATTACTAATCGGATTGGAGTAGATAATAACAGAAATGCTTAGGGTATAGAGACGAATTTCAATTAACGTAAATAAGAAATAATGTTATTCAATTTGTTTATCATATTTCAGACTTCTAGGGTTGGAGGTAGTTCCGGACAGCGTCATACTACCAGACGTGCTATCACTACCTCTGCTCGTCGGAGGCTGGACCAGGAGAGACTGATGGCGGACACCCAAAGGGCGCACGTGGGACAGTGCCAGCACGTTACGGGTAGTTCATCCACCTGCCCTAAAGGCAAGCAGGATTTCTCCCGGCCAGTGAAActtcaatgaaaaaaaaacgaatttttcaaaaaatccaTTAATTTCAGTAGTTCTCGGGTCGATATgttacctcgtgttcgaaatTGTCCTTTACCAGAGTTCTTAGGTCCATTATTTTAGAAATTGGTTGCTAGTCTAGATTTGGTGCAGTAGTCAAACATATGAGCAAACtttgttttatcatttttcttaaaattaatttttggtatttatttttcTACCTTTcacaaaatatttatattattttcataCATTGCTCTGTCCTCTATTTAATTGAGATACTGTTGCTTCGTCTTTCTGAGTCCTTTGGAATTGTACAGTAAAAAACAACTTTTTTCTGCTACCATCTACTTACTTCCTTGTCCTACTCATCTGTTGTAGCAGAGTGACTCAGTTTTATGCTAATATAGAATTTGCACTTTTAGTTTAAAACTGTACAAGTTTTCACTTACATGAAAATTTTCAGTGGCGGTAAGGTTTCTACATGGAATTGAAGAGTTTAACATGGTTGCCCTTAAACACCGATCGGACCATGAATCAAATACAATACAATTCTTTGTCCTTGTCCTTGTTTTGACTATAATAACTTGAGGGTGTATTGTGtgatattgataaaattaaggatCACTTAGTTCGTCGCAGGTTTAAAAATAacta encodes:
- the LOC136217941 gene encoding ribulose bisphosphate carboxylase small subunit, chloroplastic-like isoform X2 yields the protein MASSMLSTATVASINRASPAQATMVAPFTGLKSSSAFPSTRKSPSDITSVSNNGGRVQCMQVWPTQNMKKFETLSYLPPLSRESLMKEVQYLLRKGWIPCLEFEVDVCTVRTTNPQDTMTDTTGPCGSYPCSVAATPHRC
- the LOC136217941 gene encoding ribulose bisphosphate carboxylase small subunit, chloroplastic-like isoform X1, coding for MASSMLSTATVASINRASPAQATMVAPFTGLKSSSAFPSTRKSPSDITSVSNNGGRVQCMQVWPTQNMKKFETLSYLPPLSRESLMKEVQYLLRKGWIPCLEFEVDHPFVYRENNKSPGYYDGHYWTMWKLPMFGCSDPAQVLNELDECVKEYPAAHVRIIGFDNMRQVQCISFIAYTPPSS